Proteins encoded in a region of the Corynebacterium genitalium ATCC 33030 genome:
- a CDS encoding PspA/IM30 family protein, whose protein sequence is MANPFTKFWNYLMALFDNKIEENADPKIQIEQAIGQAQRQHQALSQQAAAVIGNQRQLEMQLNRRLADVEKLQANTKQALQLSDKARSEGDMQKATEYENAAEAFAAQLVTAEQGVEDTKVLHDQALQQAQQAKQAVERNSMQLQQQVAERSKLLSQLEQAKMQEKVAESLQSMNSITGGNQPNLDQVREKIERRYSNALGQAELAQNSVQGRMAEVEQAGIQMAGHSRLEQIRAEMGGGALESGQQQALPQANQAPSQQPQIQGGYQSNTDAPDVSSDAVAERMRELRGDH, encoded by the coding sequence ATGGCTAACCCGTTCACCAAGTTCTGGAACTACCTCATGGCCCTCTTCGATAACAAGATCGAGGAGAACGCAGACCCGAAGATCCAGATCGAGCAGGCGATTGGCCAAGCCCAGCGCCAGCACCAGGCCCTGAGCCAGCAGGCAGCTGCCGTGATCGGCAACCAGCGCCAGCTGGAGATGCAGCTCAACCGCCGTCTGGCGGATGTCGAGAAGCTGCAGGCGAACACCAAGCAGGCGCTGCAGCTGTCCGACAAGGCACGGTCCGAGGGCGACATGCAGAAGGCCACCGAGTACGAAAACGCGGCCGAGGCTTTCGCCGCCCAGCTGGTCACCGCGGAGCAGGGCGTGGAGGACACCAAGGTTCTGCACGATCAGGCGCTGCAGCAGGCACAGCAGGCTAAGCAGGCCGTCGAGCGCAACTCCATGCAGCTCCAGCAGCAGGTCGCTGAGCGCTCCAAGCTTCTGTCCCAGCTGGAGCAGGCCAAGATGCAGGAGAAGGTCGCCGAGTCCCTGCAGTCCATGAACTCCATCACCGGCGGCAACCAGCCGAACCTGGACCAGGTCCGCGAGAAGATCGAGCGCCGCTACTCCAACGCACTCGGCCAGGCTGAACTGGCACAGAACTCCGTCCAGGGCCGCATGGCTGAGGTGGAGCAGGCAGGCATCCAGATGGCCGGCCACTCCCGTCTCGAGCAGATCCGCGCAGAAATGGGCGGTGGCGCTCTCGAGTCCGGTCAGCAGCAGGCTCTGCCGCAGGCCAACCAGGCGCCGAGCCAGCAGCCGCAGATTCAGGGTGGCTACCAGTCCAACACCGATGCGCCGGACGTGTCTAGCGATGCTGTCGCAGAGCGCATGCGTGAGCTGCGCGGCGATCACTAA
- a CDS encoding YciI family protein: MTYYAVTYTYGERSLISATRPRHRDYMTALKDDGIVVAAGPFEGDAQSLILFRVADRAALEEILAADPYTEAGALADREIREWNPVINAF; this comes from the coding sequence ATGACGTACTACGCAGTGACCTACACCTATGGTGAGCGCTCGCTCATCAGCGCCACCCGCCCCCGCCACCGCGACTACATGACCGCCCTGAAGGACGATGGCATCGTGGTCGCGGCCGGGCCGTTCGAGGGCGACGCCCAGTCGCTTATTCTCTTCCGCGTGGCGGACCGAGCGGCGCTCGAGGAGATTCTCGCCGCGGACCCCTACACCGAGGCGGGCGCGCTCGCGGACCGCGAAATCCGCGAGTGGAACCCGGTGATCAACGCGTTCTAG
- a CDS encoding TerC family protein has product MHVPLWIWLVTSAVILGFFIFDFVSHVRTPHEPSMKESGGWAAFYMTMAAIFGGIVWWQWDAEHGVQFFTGYITELSLSVDNLFVFALIMGAFKIPRAYQQKVLLIGIVMALVFRLIFILLGAVIISAWSWVFYIFAAFLLYTAIKLVYDEATDQPETDPNDMLVVKTLRKAIPVTQSYHGDKLMSVTEAGKKAVTPLFVALLAIGFIDVMFAFDSIPAIFGITTEPFLVFTANAFALLGLRQLYFLLNGLLDKLVYLPYGLAVVLVFIGIKLLLHALHENNLPFINGGEGFAVPEIGTVTSLVVIVGVLAITAIASLIKERQMVKNGEKDPNGPQFHIDYDDHGNRRKVDPDGNHLEWIDDPATSGKGDHTATGSRDTGHLDVSRGGQQA; this is encoded by the coding sequence ATGCACGTCCCTTTGTGGATCTGGCTTGTCACGTCGGCAGTCATCCTCGGCTTCTTCATCTTTGACTTCGTCTCCCACGTCCGCACTCCGCACGAGCCCTCCATGAAGGAATCCGGTGGTTGGGCAGCGTTCTACATGACCATGGCGGCGATCTTCGGCGGCATTGTCTGGTGGCAGTGGGACGCGGAGCACGGTGTGCAATTCTTCACCGGTTACATCACCGAGCTGTCGCTGTCGGTGGATAACCTCTTCGTCTTCGCGCTGATCATGGGCGCCTTCAAGATTCCGCGCGCGTACCAGCAGAAGGTGCTGCTCATCGGTATCGTCATGGCGCTCGTGTTCCGTCTGATCTTCATTCTGCTGGGCGCTGTGATCATCTCGGCGTGGTCGTGGGTGTTCTACATCTTCGCCGCGTTCCTGCTCTACACGGCGATCAAGCTGGTGTACGACGAGGCCACCGATCAACCTGAGACCGACCCGAACGACATGCTGGTGGTCAAGACGCTGCGCAAGGCTATTCCGGTGACGCAGTCCTACCACGGCGACAAGCTCATGTCTGTCACCGAAGCAGGCAAGAAGGCCGTCACCCCGCTGTTCGTGGCCTTGCTGGCAATCGGCTTCATCGACGTGATGTTCGCCTTCGATTCCATCCCAGCCATCTTCGGTATCACCACCGAACCGTTCCTCGTCTTCACCGCAAACGCATTCGCGCTGCTCGGCCTGCGCCAGCTGTACTTCCTGCTCAACGGTTTGCTGGACAAGCTGGTGTACCTGCCATACGGCCTGGCCGTGGTACTGGTATTCATCGGAATCAAGCTTTTGCTCCACGCCCTGCATGAGAACAACCTGCCGTTCATCAACGGCGGCGAAGGCTTTGCAGTGCCTGAGATTGGCACGGTCACCTCGCTCGTTGTGATTGTCGGCGTGCTGGCCATTACCGCCATCGCCTCTCTGATCAAAGAACGCCAGATGGTCAAGAACGGCGAAAAGGACCCGAACGGCCCGCAGTTCCACATCGATTACGACGACCACGGCAACCGCCGCAAGGTCGACCCAGACGGCAACCACCTCGAGTGGATTGATGATCCTGCGACGTCCGGCAAGGGCGACCACACCGCCACTGGATCGCGCGACACCGGCCACCTCGACGTCTCACGCGGCGGCCAGCAAGCGTAA
- a CDS encoding HNH endonuclease signature motif containing protein yields the protein MNLLDFLTSIGVDDLAGFDRDAFLAAGLAPARVAELTLVHAAYYGPARSSSLAVAQRDAADAARSGGVCVDMLAQIERSIKHVTSDVERAGFRAKLIAAAASTVTTCAGLARYAKAILPAKEVNPRKGVSFGASVKGMRTAVITACEHVMAALEATLRSNISRDLPAAPQMADAFEELMRSGAGVPEAAPRPTIIVPAPDLAQIHAGKGDDVLLGLTDGTTITGKDFLAQYFQNPAYGLEAALFHPTEGPLNHYRDLRFASEKQRTLAKITQPICANPDCRMPADLCQVHHVDPWKNGGVTNIDNLAIVCEYHNRVNDDDPHISKRGRIEIRAGRPVYVSPRGYPRTNTKHPYGAMDALFGTVQYAAAS from the coding sequence GTGAACTTACTTGACTTCCTCACCAGCATCGGGGTGGACGACCTCGCGGGTTTCGACCGCGATGCCTTCCTCGCGGCCGGCCTTGCACCAGCCCGGGTAGCCGAGCTGACCTTGGTGCATGCGGCCTACTACGGGCCAGCACGGTCGTCGTCGTTAGCCGTGGCGCAGCGCGACGCCGCCGACGCCGCCCGGTCGGGCGGGGTGTGCGTCGACATGCTCGCCCAGATCGAACGCTCCATCAAGCACGTCACCTCCGACGTCGAGCGCGCCGGGTTCCGGGCAAAGCTCATCGCTGCGGCTGCCAGCACCGTAACAACGTGTGCGGGGCTGGCGCGCTACGCCAAGGCGATTCTTCCGGCGAAAGAAGTCAACCCGCGCAAGGGCGTGTCATTCGGCGCATCGGTCAAGGGGATGCGCACGGCAGTCATCACCGCCTGCGAGCACGTCATGGCGGCGCTCGAAGCGACGCTGCGCTCGAACATTTCTCGCGATTTGCCGGCCGCGCCGCAGATGGCCGACGCCTTCGAAGAGCTGATGCGCTCAGGCGCAGGAGTCCCCGAGGCGGCACCGCGGCCGACCATCATCGTCCCCGCCCCTGACCTGGCGCAGATTCACGCCGGCAAGGGTGATGACGTCCTCCTAGGCTTGACCGACGGCACCACCATCACTGGCAAGGACTTCCTGGCACAGTACTTCCAGAATCCCGCCTACGGCCTTGAGGCCGCCCTGTTCCACCCAACCGAGGGCCCGCTCAACCATTACCGGGACCTGCGTTTCGCGTCGGAGAAGCAGCGCACCCTGGCCAAAATCACTCAGCCTATCTGCGCGAACCCGGATTGCCGGATGCCCGCCGACCTCTGCCAAGTCCACCACGTCGACCCGTGGAAAAACGGCGGTGTCACCAACATTGACAACTTGGCCATCGTCTGCGAGTACCACAACCGCGTCAACGACGATGATCCCCACATCAGCAAGCGCGGCCGCATCGAGATCCGCGCGGGCCGCCCGGTGTACGTCTCACCGAGGGGCTACCCGCGGACGAACACGAAGCATCCGTACGGAGCAATGGACGCGCTCTTCGGCACCGTGCAGTACGCCGCAGCGAGCTAA
- the recA gene encoding recombinase RecA has translation MATKKKASNTGNDRQNALDAAMAMIEKDFGKGAIMRLGDDNRPPIQAISSGNTAVDVALGIGGWPRGRIVEIYGPESSGKTTVALHAIAEAQRAGGIAAFIDAEHALDPEYAKKLGVDTDNLLVSQPDTGEQALEIADMLVRSGAIDMIVIDSVAALTPKAEIEGEMGDSHVGLQARLMSQALRKMTGALYNSGTTAIFINQLREKIGVMFGSPETTTGGKALKFYASVRCDVRRIQTLKDGQDSIGNRTRLKIVKNKVSPPFKVAEFDIMYGEGISRESSIIDMGVDNGIIKKSGSWFTYEGDQLGQGKEKARIFLKENPELANELERKIFEKLGVGEFAGQDQLSDDPVDMVPNIDFDDDEADELAGAAQE, from the coding sequence ATGGCGACGAAGAAGAAGGCAAGCAACACAGGCAACGACCGCCAAAACGCGCTCGACGCGGCGATGGCCATGATCGAGAAGGACTTCGGCAAGGGCGCCATTATGCGCCTGGGCGACGATAACCGCCCGCCGATCCAGGCGATTTCCTCCGGCAACACTGCCGTCGACGTGGCGCTGGGCATTGGCGGGTGGCCACGCGGCCGCATTGTCGAGATCTACGGCCCGGAGTCGTCCGGTAAGACCACGGTGGCGCTGCACGCCATCGCAGAAGCTCAGCGCGCTGGCGGCATCGCAGCGTTCATCGACGCGGAGCACGCGCTGGACCCGGAGTACGCCAAGAAGCTCGGCGTGGACACCGACAACTTGCTGGTTTCCCAGCCGGACACCGGTGAGCAGGCGCTGGAGATTGCGGACATGCTGGTGCGTTCCGGCGCGATCGACATGATCGTCATCGACTCCGTCGCCGCCCTGACCCCGAAGGCTGAGATCGAAGGCGAAATGGGCGACAGCCACGTCGGCCTCCAGGCCCGCTTGATGTCCCAGGCGCTGCGCAAGATGACGGGTGCGCTGTACAACTCCGGCACCACCGCCATCTTCATTAACCAGCTGCGTGAGAAGATTGGCGTCATGTTCGGCTCGCCGGAGACCACCACCGGTGGTAAGGCCCTGAAGTTCTACGCGTCCGTGCGGTGCGATGTCCGCCGCATCCAGACGCTCAAGGACGGACAGGACTCGATCGGTAACCGCACGCGCCTGAAGATCGTGAAGAACAAGGTTTCCCCGCCGTTCAAGGTCGCCGAGTTCGACATCATGTACGGCGAAGGCATCTCGCGCGAGTCGTCGATCATCGACATGGGTGTGGACAACGGGATCATCAAGAAGTCCGGTTCGTGGTTCACCTACGAGGGCGATCAGCTGGGCCAGGGCAAGGAAAAGGCGCGCATTTTCTTGAAGGAGAACCCGGAGCTGGCGAATGAGTTGGAGCGCAAGATCTTCGAGAAGCTCGGGGTGGGCGAGTTCGCCGGTCAGGACCAGCTGTCCGACGACCCGGTGGACATGGTGCCCAACATCGACTTCGACGACGATGAAGCCGACGAGCTCGCCGGCGCCGCTCAAGAGTAG
- a CDS encoding energy-coupling factor ABC transporter ATP-binding protein has product MPTITFDRACVAYDGSVILQPLSFELSEQRIGIIGSNGSGKSTLVRMVNGLIEPTSGAVRYDGLATHSHGKDIRRRVGFIFSDAEAQIVMPRVRDDIAFSLRRFKLPKQEVNARVDEMLERFQLGDRAENSPHTLSGGEKQMLALAAVLVIEPETIIADEPTTLLDLRNRRRIIQELEGLDQQLIVVTHDLEMLDNFDRVLCINDSELVYDGPPADAVAFYRDLMKRTP; this is encoded by the coding sequence GTGCCCACAATCACGTTCGACCGCGCGTGCGTCGCCTACGACGGCTCGGTCATTCTCCAGCCGCTGTCCTTCGAGCTGTCTGAGCAGCGCATCGGCATCATCGGCTCCAACGGTTCAGGCAAGTCGACGTTGGTGCGCATGGTCAACGGTCTCATTGAGCCGACGTCGGGCGCCGTGCGTTACGACGGACTAGCCACCCACTCCCACGGCAAAGACATCCGCCGCCGGGTAGGGTTCATCTTCTCCGATGCCGAAGCCCAGATCGTCATGCCGCGGGTCCGCGACGACATCGCCTTCTCTCTGCGCCGGTTCAAACTGCCCAAACAGGAGGTCAACGCCCGAGTCGACGAGATGCTGGAACGTTTCCAGCTCGGCGACCGCGCCGAAAACTCGCCCCACACCCTCTCCGGCGGCGAAAAGCAGATGCTCGCGCTAGCCGCCGTGCTCGTCATCGAACCGGAGACGATCATTGCGGACGAACCAACCACCCTTCTGGACCTGCGTAACCGGCGCCGGATTATTCAGGAGTTGGAGGGGTTGGACCAGCAGTTGATCGTCGTCACGCATGACCTGGAGATGCTCGACAACTTCGACCGCGTGCTGTGCATCAACGACAGTGAGCTCGTCTACGACGGCCCTCCCGCTGACGCGGTCGCGTTCTACCGCGATTTGATGAAGCGCACGCCATGA
- a CDS encoding DUF3046 domain-containing protein, protein MRLTEFQQLIHDEFGDAKGQWVVSSHVFPGEGKTAEELIESGVDPRYVWEGLCEAFDVPEERRLGVDKPGE, encoded by the coding sequence ATGCGCTTGACGGAATTCCAACAGCTAATCCACGACGAGTTCGGTGACGCGAAAGGCCAGTGGGTCGTGTCATCCCACGTCTTTCCCGGGGAGGGTAAGACGGCGGAGGAGCTGATCGAAAGTGGAGTCGATCCGCGCTACGTGTGGGAGGGGCTGTGCGAGGCGTTTGACGTGCCGGAAGAGCGCAGGTTGGGCGTGGATAAGCCAGGGGAGTGA
- a CDS encoding regulatory protein RecX — MPDYPAPDPEKLRKLQEALDEYAAGQHAPLIDEAHEKETSRIREKALRLLDQRSRSRHELRERLVGTGPEPQFEPDLIDEVLGALESSGLIDDASFAHEWVRQRATARGKSARALDLELRNKGVAEPLRAEALAQITAEDEEAQARVVAEKKVREVKAPPEDRAEYDKVLRRVVGVLARRGYNSELTMRVARETLDARIAEVG; from the coding sequence GTGCCGGACTATCCCGCGCCTGACCCGGAGAAGCTGCGCAAGCTGCAGGAAGCGCTCGACGAGTATGCGGCGGGCCAACACGCCCCGCTTATCGACGAAGCCCACGAGAAGGAAACCTCGCGCATCCGCGAGAAAGCACTGCGGTTGTTGGACCAGCGCTCCCGCTCGCGCCACGAGCTGCGCGAGCGGCTGGTGGGCACGGGGCCAGAGCCGCAGTTCGAGCCGGACCTCATCGACGAGGTGCTGGGCGCCTTAGAGTCGAGCGGGCTTATCGACGACGCATCCTTCGCCCACGAATGGGTCCGCCAGCGCGCTACTGCCCGGGGCAAGTCCGCTCGCGCCCTTGACCTCGAGCTGCGGAACAAGGGCGTTGCCGAGCCGCTGCGTGCCGAAGCGCTCGCGCAGATCACAGCCGAGGATGAGGAAGCTCAAGCGCGGGTAGTCGCGGAAAAGAAAGTCCGCGAAGTGAAGGCGCCGCCGGAAGACCGCGCCGAGTACGACAAGGTGCTCCGCCGCGTCGTCGGCGTGTTGGCTCGTCGTGGGTATAACTCGGAGCTGACCATGCGCGTTGCGCGGGAAACGCTCGACGCGCGCATCGCTGAGGTGGGCTGA
- a CDS encoding biotin transporter BioY — MTTTTDTTARGNGSSSTALDIAYVAVFAALIAVLGFLAIPVGAAGVPIVLQNAATILAGLVLGARRGFLATGLFLLVGLFLPVLAGGRTVIQAFAGVTIGYLVGYLIGAFIAGLIAYRSPWVKKGATVAIFILAGVVALALQYLFGSLGMMWRADMSFGAAIAAQGAFVLPDLGKLAVMIAIALAVHAAFPQLRRS, encoded by the coding sequence ATGACGACAACGACTGACACCACTGCCCGCGGCAACGGCAGCTCTAGTACCGCGCTCGATATCGCCTACGTCGCAGTCTTCGCCGCCCTGATCGCCGTGCTCGGTTTCTTGGCCATCCCGGTCGGCGCTGCCGGTGTGCCGATTGTCTTACAGAACGCCGCCACCATCCTCGCCGGCCTCGTCCTCGGTGCCCGTCGGGGGTTCCTTGCCACCGGCCTGTTCCTTCTCGTGGGACTTTTTCTTCCGGTTCTCGCCGGCGGCCGCACCGTCATTCAAGCTTTCGCGGGCGTGACAATCGGATATCTGGTCGGTTACCTCATCGGTGCCTTCATCGCTGGTCTGATCGCCTACCGCTCCCCCTGGGTGAAGAAGGGCGCGACCGTGGCCATATTCATTCTCGCCGGCGTGGTCGCCCTCGCTTTGCAGTACCTCTTCGGTTCGCTGGGCATGATGTGGCGCGCGGACATGAGCTTCGGCGCGGCGATCGCCGCCCAGGGCGCGTTCGTTCTCCCCGATTTGGGCAAGCTCGCCGTCATGATCGCCATCGCGCTTGCTGTCCACGCGGCATTCCCGCAACTGCGCCGCAGCTAG
- a CDS encoding glutamate ABC transporter substrate-binding protein, which yields MRSIHLAAALVSVLGVSGLSACGSPDDQDLLAQIESGRVDVGSAFTNPGLSMMRDDGSPAGLDIDIATYVINSIADDNGWDHPEIEWRETPPGQRASLLDNGYVDMVASNYSIDAKRTKEVSFAGPYLLTHQALLTVDGSDITGLESLDGKNLCFVTGTTAAKTLREDIPGVVLAEYDSYTACLDALRAGAVDALSTDAAILSGFSAHEPGVFQLVPLERDGAPLNDEHYGLGLPRDNDASVSAVNEALEKMHDDGSFDRFVDEHLASDAAVQADTPGDMSFLN from the coding sequence ATGCGCTCGATCCACCTTGCTGCCGCGCTCGTCTCGGTTCTCGGAGTCAGTGGACTCAGTGCGTGCGGTTCGCCGGATGATCAGGATCTTCTGGCCCAGATCGAATCCGGCCGCGTCGATGTGGGCTCCGCGTTCACAAATCCCGGTCTGAGCATGATGCGTGACGACGGCTCCCCCGCCGGCCTCGACATCGACATCGCCACCTACGTGATCAACTCGATCGCCGACGACAACGGGTGGGACCACCCCGAGATCGAATGGCGCGAGACCCCGCCCGGCCAACGTGCGTCACTGCTGGACAACGGGTACGTGGACATGGTCGCCTCGAACTATTCCATCGACGCCAAGCGCACTAAAGAAGTTTCTTTCGCTGGGCCGTACCTGCTGACCCACCAGGCGCTACTCACGGTGGACGGGTCTGACATCACGGGGCTGGAGTCGCTCGACGGCAAGAACCTGTGCTTTGTCACCGGCACGACGGCCGCGAAAACACTGCGCGAGGACATTCCGGGCGTGGTCCTTGCCGAATACGACAGCTACACCGCGTGCCTCGACGCTCTGCGCGCCGGGGCGGTCGACGCCCTGTCCACCGACGCGGCGATTCTCTCCGGGTTCTCCGCGCACGAGCCAGGGGTGTTCCAGCTCGTCCCATTGGAGCGCGATGGCGCACCGCTTAACGACGAGCACTACGGCCTCGGCCTCCCCCGCGACAATGATGCCAGCGTCTCAGCCGTCAATGAGGCGCTGGAGAAAATGCACGACGACGGTTCCTTCGACCGCTTCGTCGACGAGCACCTCGCCTCCGATGCCGCCGTGCAGGCGGACACCCCGGGCGACATGTCCTTCCTGAACTAG
- a CDS encoding energy-coupling factor transporter transmembrane component T family protein translates to MSLRELPLGVYVPGDTLLHRASPTAKFVALVVFIILVVWLPTQPWHALGVLAGIFGFYAIAGIPVDTAWRQVAPVLPIMAFLGAFMWWQNGWMNMLTTLVGLIATFMAATLLTLTTTIEELMEALESNMAPLARIGVPVDTISLAIALTIRQIPLLFNTANESLDARKARGANTSLLAFGTPLVIRSVRRAQLTGEALMARGAVD, encoded by the coding sequence ATGAGCCTGCGAGAACTCCCGCTCGGTGTTTACGTGCCCGGCGACACACTGCTGCACCGCGCGTCCCCAACTGCGAAGTTCGTCGCGCTCGTCGTGTTCATCATCCTCGTGGTGTGGCTGCCCACCCAGCCGTGGCATGCGCTGGGTGTCCTTGCTGGCATCTTCGGCTTCTACGCCATTGCCGGCATTCCGGTGGACACAGCATGGCGGCAAGTCGCCCCGGTCCTGCCGATCATGGCGTTCCTCGGCGCATTCATGTGGTGGCAGAACGGGTGGATGAACATGCTCACCACCTTGGTCGGGCTGATTGCCACCTTCATGGCGGCCACGTTGCTGACCCTGACGACCACCATCGAGGAACTCATGGAGGCCCTCGAGTCGAACATGGCGCCGCTCGCACGCATCGGGGTGCCGGTGGACACGATCAGCCTGGCTATCGCCCTGACCATCCGTCAGATCCCGCTGCTGTTCAACACCGCCAATGAGTCCCTAGACGCGCGAAAAGCCAGGGGCGCGAATACGTCGCTCCTGGCTTTCGGGACTCCGCTGGTGATCCGCAGCGTTCGCCGCGCTCAGCTCACGGGTGAGGCGCTCATGGCGCGAGGAGCCGTCGATTAG
- a CDS encoding helix-turn-helix domain-containing protein, which yields MATTTTLKYQPAHAAPVEQPATSTRIREPLLREALGMSLRAFRADKGVTLRELATQARVSPGYLSELERGRKEVSSELLASVCLALDTTVSDLLLEAAANLSLQAMADELAHTPPAAAEV from the coding sequence ATGGCAACTACAACAACGCTCAAATACCAGCCCGCACATGCTGCTCCGGTGGAGCAGCCGGCGACGTCGACACGCATTCGTGAACCGCTGCTGCGTGAGGCGCTCGGCATGTCCCTGCGCGCTTTCCGTGCAGATAAGGGAGTGACCCTGCGCGAACTGGCCACGCAGGCGCGCGTGTCGCCGGGCTACCTCTCCGAGCTCGAACGCGGCCGGAAGGAAGTCTCCTCCGAGCTGCTCGCCTCCGTGTGCCTGGCGCTTGATACCACCGTGTCCGATCTGCTGCTCGAGGCAGCAGCGAACCTGTCGCTGCAGGCGATGGCCGACGAACTGGCTCACACCCCGCCGGCAGCCGCCGAGGTCTAA
- the pgsA gene encoding CDP-diacylglycerol--glycerol-3-phosphate 3-phosphatidyltransferase, which produces MTEPAPKQSNWNLPNILTSLRILFTPVFAWLVLSQQWWWAFGVFVALMITDKLDGDIARSRGLITDFGKIADPIADKALMITALVTLNIASNLPVWITVVILVRELGITFWRMWMLRQGKVVPASKGGKLKTVLQTVGVAMYLCPLPGWMDIPTLAVMLIAVAVTVVTGVQYLVDGARANAAGKASA; this is translated from the coding sequence GTGACCGAACCAGCACCCAAACAGTCCAACTGGAACCTGCCCAACATTCTGACCTCGCTGCGTATCCTGTTCACGCCAGTTTTCGCGTGGCTGGTGCTTTCCCAGCAGTGGTGGTGGGCGTTCGGGGTGTTTGTCGCACTCATGATCACCGACAAGCTCGACGGGGACATCGCGCGTTCACGGGGGCTGATCACGGACTTCGGCAAGATCGCCGACCCCATCGCCGACAAGGCGCTGATGATCACGGCGCTGGTCACCTTGAACATCGCCAGCAACCTGCCGGTGTGGATCACCGTGGTCATCTTGGTCCGCGAACTGGGGATCACGTTCTGGCGGATGTGGATGCTCCGGCAAGGCAAGGTGGTCCCAGCGTCGAAAGGCGGAAAGCTCAAGACCGTCCTGCAGACCGTCGGTGTGGCTATGTACCTGTGCCCGCTGCCTGGCTGGATGGACATTCCGACGCTGGCGGTAATGCTCATCGCGGTCGCGGTCACCGTGGTCACGGGCGTGCAATATCTTGTCGACGGTGCGCGGGCCAACGCAGCAGGTAAGGCCTCCGCATGA
- a CDS encoding CinA family protein — translation MTRSLVPRIEQVDVERSVQIRVAEALAADIIDALRRRKETLALCESLTAGLATATVASVPGASDVLRGGLVTYATDLKETLAGVPEAVLDLHGPIHSATARHMARGARTACGANWGVALTGVAGPDSQDDHPVGEVYIGVSGPRRTAATRAAGILALDYPNAVRYSLVPWSATPQRVVAGNRQQIRENAVLAAMFALRYEIEGVSRR, via the coding sequence ATGACCCGCTCCCTAGTCCCCCGGATCGAACAGGTCGATGTCGAGCGCAGCGTCCAGATTCGTGTCGCGGAGGCACTCGCAGCCGACATTATCGACGCGCTGCGTCGGCGGAAAGAAACTCTGGCGCTTTGCGAATCTCTCACGGCCGGGCTGGCCACCGCCACCGTTGCCTCCGTGCCGGGCGCGTCCGATGTGCTGCGCGGCGGCCTGGTCACCTACGCGACAGACCTGAAGGAAACACTCGCCGGTGTGCCCGAGGCGGTGCTGGATCTGCACGGCCCGATCCACTCGGCGACGGCACGCCACATGGCGCGCGGAGCGAGAACAGCGTGCGGTGCCAACTGGGGCGTAGCGCTGACCGGCGTCGCAGGACCCGACAGCCAGGACGATCACCCCGTGGGAGAGGTGTACATCGGGGTATCGGGGCCGCGGCGTACCGCCGCGACGAGAGCCGCCGGCATTCTCGCGCTCGACTACCCGAACGCGGTGCGGTACTCGCTCGTCCCGTGGTCTGCGACCCCGCAGCGGGTCGTGGCAGGGAACCGTCAACAAATTCGCGAGAACGCTGTGCTCGCCGCCATGTTCGCCCTGCGCTATGAAATCGAGGGTGTGAGCAGGCGCTAG